From a single Streptomyces sp. 1331.2 genomic region:
- a CDS encoding 2-oxo-4-hydroxy-4-carboxy-5-ureidoimidazoline decarboxylase — translation MHRFNEADAGAAEEALLACCGSHRWALRLAAHRPYPDIESLLAAASEASYDLRPADLAEALADESWMPQPLLGMRAPGSQAAHTALRAAHAAYEARFGHVFVVCLERVAPEEMLDTVLSSIRTRLANDPDEERLIAADELRRIALTRLEHLVATHSEAGAH, via the coding sequence TTGCACCGCTTCAACGAAGCCGACGCCGGCGCCGCCGAGGAGGCCCTGCTGGCCTGCTGCGGCAGCCACCGCTGGGCCCTGCGGCTCGCCGCGCACCGGCCGTACCCCGACATAGAGTCCCTGCTGGCCGCCGCCAGCGAGGCCTCCTACGACCTGCGCCCGGCCGACCTCGCCGAGGCACTGGCGGACGAGAGCTGGATGCCGCAGCCGCTGCTCGGCATGCGGGCCCCCGGCAGCCAGGCCGCGCACACCGCGCTGCGGGCGGCACACGCCGCGTACGAGGCCCGGTTCGGCCACGTCTTCGTGGTCTGCCTGGAGCGCGTCGCCCCGGAGGAGATGCTGGACACCGTGCTCTCCTCCATCCGCACCCGGCTGGCCAACGACCCGGACGAGGAGCGGCTGATCGCGGCGGACGAGCTCCGCCGGATCGCCCTCACGCGGCTGGAGCACCTGGTCGCCACCCACTCGGAGGCCGGGGCGCACTGA